One segment of Sesamum indicum cultivar Zhongzhi No. 13 linkage group LG4, S_indicum_v1.0, whole genome shotgun sequence DNA contains the following:
- the LOC105160516 gene encoding protein COFACTOR ASSEMBLY OF COMPLEX C SUBUNIT B CCB2, chloroplastic isoform X3, with the protein MSSGTAVRPLSPLIPLSRPKFNFPSKFTINKPFSLAKICCSQNSTPEHQQVNLSVLRFTLGIPGLDESYLPRYIGYAFGTLLVLNHFVGLDSSSITPAQLRTEVLGLSLAAFSAVVPYLGKFLKGASPRDQKSLPEGAEQIFAMSQDIADNMKEDLAWGTYILLRNTNSISVLISVQDALCVRGYWNTPKDLSKENIPDWFREQIKKIGFSNLKDTMYFQQAADSELKEMVPEGTRSLLVQPILRAPRLSPNQTEKREGFLLLASSIDYAYTDKDKAWIAAIANKFGG; encoded by the exons ATGAGCAGTGGCACTGCCGTCCGCCCCCTAAGTCCATTAATTCCCTTATCTCGCCCCAAATTCAACTTCCCCTCGAAATTCACCATCAATAAGCCGTTCTCACTGGCTAAAATTTGCTGCTCCCAGAACTCTACCCCCGAACACCAACAAGTCAACCTTTCAGTTCTTCGCTTCACTCTCG GAATACCTGGATTGGATGAGTCTTACCTGCCGAGATACATTGGATATGCATTTGGGACGCTATTGGTGTTGAATCATTTTGTGGGCTTGGACTCTTCATCCATTACTCCAGCTCAGCTC AGAACGGAGGTTCTCGGACTTTCTCTGGCTGCATTTTCAGCAGTGGTTCCGTATCTTGGAAAATTTCTCAAG GGAGCTAGTCCTAGAGATCAGAAAAGTCTCCCAGAAGGTGCTGAGCAAATCTTCGCCATGTCACAGGATATTGCGGATAACATGAAGGAAGATTTGGCTTGGGGAACTTACATTCTGTTGCGTAATACAAACTCAATATCCGTG CTTATCTCAGTTCAAGATGCATTATGTGTTCGTGGCTATTGGAATACACCCAAAgatttatcaaaagaaaacattCCTGATTGGTTCAGAGAGCAGATTAAAAAGATTGGATTCTCCAACTTGAAAGATACCATGTATTTCCAGCAGGCTGCAG ATTCTGAACTGAAGGAGATGGTTCCTGAGGGGACAAGGTCTCTCCTTGTGCAACCTATTCTGAGAGCTCCAAGACTAAGCCCCAATCAAACAGAGAAGCGCGAGGGTTTTCTCTTGTTGGCTTCTAGCATTGATTATGCATATACTGATAAAGACAAGGCATGGATAGCTGCTATTGCGAACAAATTTGGCG GATAA
- the LOC105160516 gene encoding protein COFACTOR ASSEMBLY OF COMPLEX C SUBUNIT B CCB2, chloroplastic isoform X1 yields MSSGTAVRPLSPLIPLSRPKFNFPSKFTINKPFSLAKICCSQNSTPEHQQVNLSVLRFTLGIPGLDESYLPRYIGYAFGTLLVLNHFVGLDSSSITPAQLRTEVLGLSLAAFSAVVPYLGKFLKGASPRDQKSLPEGAEQIFAMSQDIADNMKEDLAWGTYILLRNTNSISVLISVQDALCVRGYWNTPKDLSKENIPDWFREQIKKIGFSNLKDTMYFQQAADSELKEMVPEGTRSLLVQPILRAPRLSPNQTEKREGFLLLASSIDYAYTDKDKAWIAAIANKFGGFWGGLSWGPKDVKGMPEIMVKLRGSRLDGVQVV; encoded by the exons ATGAGCAGTGGCACTGCCGTCCGCCCCCTAAGTCCATTAATTCCCTTATCTCGCCCCAAATTCAACTTCCCCTCGAAATTCACCATCAATAAGCCGTTCTCACTGGCTAAAATTTGCTGCTCCCAGAACTCTACCCCCGAACACCAACAAGTCAACCTTTCAGTTCTTCGCTTCACTCTCG GAATACCTGGATTGGATGAGTCTTACCTGCCGAGATACATTGGATATGCATTTGGGACGCTATTGGTGTTGAATCATTTTGTGGGCTTGGACTCTTCATCCATTACTCCAGCTCAGCTC AGAACGGAGGTTCTCGGACTTTCTCTGGCTGCATTTTCAGCAGTGGTTCCGTATCTTGGAAAATTTCTCAAG GGAGCTAGTCCTAGAGATCAGAAAAGTCTCCCAGAAGGTGCTGAGCAAATCTTCGCCATGTCACAGGATATTGCGGATAACATGAAGGAAGATTTGGCTTGGGGAACTTACATTCTGTTGCGTAATACAAACTCAATATCCGTG CTTATCTCAGTTCAAGATGCATTATGTGTTCGTGGCTATTGGAATACACCCAAAgatttatcaaaagaaaacattCCTGATTGGTTCAGAGAGCAGATTAAAAAGATTGGATTCTCCAACTTGAAAGATACCATGTATTTCCAGCAGGCTGCAG ATTCTGAACTGAAGGAGATGGTTCCTGAGGGGACAAGGTCTCTCCTTGTGCAACCTATTCTGAGAGCTCCAAGACTAAGCCCCAATCAAACAGAGAAGCGCGAGGGTTTTCTCTTGTTGGCTTCTAGCATTGATTATGCATATACTGATAAAGACAAGGCATGGATAGCTGCTATTGCGAACAAATTTGGCG GGTTTTGGGGGGGCTTGTCTTGGGGCCCAAAGGATGTAAAAGGTATGCCTGAAATTATGGTGAAATTAAGAGGTTCTAGGCTTGACGGAGTACAGGttgtttga
- the LOC105160516 gene encoding protein COFACTOR ASSEMBLY OF COMPLEX C SUBUNIT B CCB2, chloroplastic isoform X4, with amino-acid sequence MSSGTAVRPLSPLIPLSRPKFNFPSKFTINKPFSLAKICCSQNSTPEHQQVNLSVLRFTLGIPGLDESYLPRYIGYAFGTLLVLNHFVGLDSSSITPAQLRTEVLGLSLAAFSAVVPYLGKFLKGASPRDQKSLPEGAEQIFAMSQDIADNMKEDLAWGTYILLRNTNSISVLISVQDALCVRGYWNTPKDLSKENIPDWFREQIKKIGFSNLKDTMYFQQAADSELKEMVPEGTRSLLVQPILRAPRLSPNQTEKREGFLLLASSIDYAYTDKDKAWIAAIANKFGE; translated from the exons ATGAGCAGTGGCACTGCCGTCCGCCCCCTAAGTCCATTAATTCCCTTATCTCGCCCCAAATTCAACTTCCCCTCGAAATTCACCATCAATAAGCCGTTCTCACTGGCTAAAATTTGCTGCTCCCAGAACTCTACCCCCGAACACCAACAAGTCAACCTTTCAGTTCTTCGCTTCACTCTCG GAATACCTGGATTGGATGAGTCTTACCTGCCGAGATACATTGGATATGCATTTGGGACGCTATTGGTGTTGAATCATTTTGTGGGCTTGGACTCTTCATCCATTACTCCAGCTCAGCTC AGAACGGAGGTTCTCGGACTTTCTCTGGCTGCATTTTCAGCAGTGGTTCCGTATCTTGGAAAATTTCTCAAG GGAGCTAGTCCTAGAGATCAGAAAAGTCTCCCAGAAGGTGCTGAGCAAATCTTCGCCATGTCACAGGATATTGCGGATAACATGAAGGAAGATTTGGCTTGGGGAACTTACATTCTGTTGCGTAATACAAACTCAATATCCGTG CTTATCTCAGTTCAAGATGCATTATGTGTTCGTGGCTATTGGAATACACCCAAAgatttatcaaaagaaaacattCCTGATTGGTTCAGAGAGCAGATTAAAAAGATTGGATTCTCCAACTTGAAAGATACCATGTATTTCCAGCAGGCTGCAG ATTCTGAACTGAAGGAGATGGTTCCTGAGGGGACAAGGTCTCTCCTTGTGCAACCTATTCTGAGAGCTCCAAGACTAAGCCCCAATCAAACAGAGAAGCGCGAGGGTTTTCTCTTGTTGGCTTCTAGCATTGATTATGCATATACTGATAAAGACAAGGCATGGATAGCTGCTATTGCGAACAAATTTGGCG AATGA
- the LOC105160515 gene encoding dihydrodipicolinate reductase-like protein CRR1, chloroplastic isoform X1: protein MAPALSCKLRHTPYRCIKRVPYISCSMQQPSQTNIKVIINGGAKEIGRAAVVAVTKARGMEVAGAIDSYLVGEDIGKVCDMEEALEIPIMNDLTMVLGSISQSKASAVVVDFTDPSTVYDNVKQATAFGMKSVVYVPRLKMETVSALSAFCEKASMGCIVAPTLSIGSILLQQAAISASFHYNNVEIVESRPAPALDFPSQDAIQIANNITNLGQMYNREDISTDIPARGQVIGEDGVRVHSMVLPGLPSSTTVYFSRPGEVYTLKHDITDVQSLMPGLLLAIRKVVRLKVMELLKFHVSICLKSLS, encoded by the exons ATGGCACCTGCATTGAGCTGCAAACTCCGTCACACACCCTACAGATGTATCAAGAGAGTTCCGTACATTTCTTGCTCCATGCAGCAGCCCTCTCAGACcaatattaag GTGATCATAAATGGAGGAGCTAAGGAAATTGGTAGGGCAGCTGTGGTTGCTGTGACAAAGGCAAGAGGGATGGAGGTGGCTGGTGCAATTGACTCTTATCTTGTTGGAGAAGACATAGGAAAG GTTTGTGACATGGAGGAGGCTTTGGAAATACCCATAATGAATGACCTTACTATGGTTCTAGGGTCTATATCCCAG TCAAAAGCAAGTGCGGTTGTGGTGGATTTCACCGACCCTTCAACAGTTTATGACAATGTCAAACAG GCAACAGCATTTGGAATGAAGAGTGTAGTCTATGTGCCCCGTCTCAAAATGGAGACAGTTTCTGCATTATCAGCATTCTGTGAAAAAGCCAGCATG GGTTGTATAGTAGCTCCAACTCTGTCCATCGGATCCATTCTACTTCAACAGGCTGCAATTTCAGCCTCTTTTCATTACAACAATGTCGAGATTGTTGAATCAAGACCTGCTCCTGCTCTT GATTTTCCATCACAGGATGCAATACAAATAGCAAACAATATCACCAACCTTGGTCAGATGTACAATAGAGAAGATATTTCAACAGACATTCCG GCGAGGGGTCAAGTTATTGGGGAAGATGGAGTGAGGGTGCACAGTATGGTACTTCCTGGCCTCCCATCCAGTACAACAGTCTATTTTTCCCGACCAGGCGAG GTTTACACCCTGAAACATGATATCACAGATGTTCAATCTCTCATGCCAGGACTACTTCTAGCCATCAGAAAAGTTGTGCGCCTCAAGGTAAtggaattattaaaatttcatgtttCTATTTGTCTTAAAAGCTTGTCTTAA
- the LOC105160516 gene encoding protein COFACTOR ASSEMBLY OF COMPLEX C SUBUNIT B CCB2, chloroplastic isoform X2 translates to MSSGTAVRPLSPLIPLSRPKFNFPSKFTINKPFSLAKICCSQNSTPEHQQVNLSVLRFTLGIPGLDESYLPRYIGYAFGTLLVLNHFVGLDSSSITPAQLRTEVLGLSLAAFSAVVPYLGKFLKGASPRDQKSLPEGAEQIFAMSQDIADNMKEDLAWGTYILLRNTNSISVLISVQDALCVRGYWNTPKDLSKENIPDWFREQIKKIGFSNLKDTMYFQQAADSELKEMVPEGTRSLLVQPILRAPRLSPNQTEKREGFLLLASSIDYAYTDKDKAWIAAIANKFGGTRTLRPSKRD, encoded by the exons ATGAGCAGTGGCACTGCCGTCCGCCCCCTAAGTCCATTAATTCCCTTATCTCGCCCCAAATTCAACTTCCCCTCGAAATTCACCATCAATAAGCCGTTCTCACTGGCTAAAATTTGCTGCTCCCAGAACTCTACCCCCGAACACCAACAAGTCAACCTTTCAGTTCTTCGCTTCACTCTCG GAATACCTGGATTGGATGAGTCTTACCTGCCGAGATACATTGGATATGCATTTGGGACGCTATTGGTGTTGAATCATTTTGTGGGCTTGGACTCTTCATCCATTACTCCAGCTCAGCTC AGAACGGAGGTTCTCGGACTTTCTCTGGCTGCATTTTCAGCAGTGGTTCCGTATCTTGGAAAATTTCTCAAG GGAGCTAGTCCTAGAGATCAGAAAAGTCTCCCAGAAGGTGCTGAGCAAATCTTCGCCATGTCACAGGATATTGCGGATAACATGAAGGAAGATTTGGCTTGGGGAACTTACATTCTGTTGCGTAATACAAACTCAATATCCGTG CTTATCTCAGTTCAAGATGCATTATGTGTTCGTGGCTATTGGAATACACCCAAAgatttatcaaaagaaaacattCCTGATTGGTTCAGAGAGCAGATTAAAAAGATTGGATTCTCCAACTTGAAAGATACCATGTATTTCCAGCAGGCTGCAG ATTCTGAACTGAAGGAGATGGTTCCTGAGGGGACAAGGTCTCTCCTTGTGCAACCTATTCTGAGAGCTCCAAGACTAAGCCCCAATCAAACAGAGAAGCGCGAGGGTTTTCTCTTGTTGGCTTCTAGCATTGATTATGCATATACTGATAAAGACAAGGCATGGATAGCTGCTATTGCGAACAAATTTGGCG GTACGAGGACATTGAGACCCTCAAAAAGGGATTAG
- the LOC105160515 gene encoding dihydrodipicolinate reductase-like protein CRR1, chloroplastic isoform X2, translated as MAPALSCKLRHTPYRCIKRVPYISCSMQQPSQTNIKVIINGGAKEIGRAAVVAVTKARGMEVAGAIDSYLVGEDIGKVCDMEEALEIPIMNDLTMVLGSISQSKASAVVVDFTDPSTVYDNVKQATAFGMKSVVYVPRLKMETVSALSAFCEKASMGCIVAPTLSIGSILLQQAAISASFHYNNVEIVESRPAPALDFPSQDAIQIANNITNLGQMYNREDISTDIPARGQVIGEDGVRVHSMVLPGLPSSTTVYFSRPGEVYTLKHDITDVQSLMPGLLLAIRKVVRLKSLVYGLEKFL; from the exons ATGGCACCTGCATTGAGCTGCAAACTCCGTCACACACCCTACAGATGTATCAAGAGAGTTCCGTACATTTCTTGCTCCATGCAGCAGCCCTCTCAGACcaatattaag GTGATCATAAATGGAGGAGCTAAGGAAATTGGTAGGGCAGCTGTGGTTGCTGTGACAAAGGCAAGAGGGATGGAGGTGGCTGGTGCAATTGACTCTTATCTTGTTGGAGAAGACATAGGAAAG GTTTGTGACATGGAGGAGGCTTTGGAAATACCCATAATGAATGACCTTACTATGGTTCTAGGGTCTATATCCCAG TCAAAAGCAAGTGCGGTTGTGGTGGATTTCACCGACCCTTCAACAGTTTATGACAATGTCAAACAG GCAACAGCATTTGGAATGAAGAGTGTAGTCTATGTGCCCCGTCTCAAAATGGAGACAGTTTCTGCATTATCAGCATTCTGTGAAAAAGCCAGCATG GGTTGTATAGTAGCTCCAACTCTGTCCATCGGATCCATTCTACTTCAACAGGCTGCAATTTCAGCCTCTTTTCATTACAACAATGTCGAGATTGTTGAATCAAGACCTGCTCCTGCTCTT GATTTTCCATCACAGGATGCAATACAAATAGCAAACAATATCACCAACCTTGGTCAGATGTACAATAGAGAAGATATTTCAACAGACATTCCG GCGAGGGGTCAAGTTATTGGGGAAGATGGAGTGAGGGTGCACAGTATGGTACTTCCTGGCCTCCCATCCAGTACAACAGTCTATTTTTCCCGACCAGGCGAG GTTTACACCCTGAAACATGATATCACAGATGTTCAATCTCTCATGCCAGGACTACTTCTAGCCATCAGAAAAGTTGTGCGCCTCAAG AGTCTAGTGTATGGTTTGGAGAAGTTCTTGTAG